A region from the Aphis gossypii isolate Hap1 chromosome 1, ASM2018417v2, whole genome shotgun sequence genome encodes:
- the LOC126549119 gene encoding uncharacterized protein LOC126549119 isoform X1, protein MTEYDATENIRLRMHMTQEWMWSIRNVYSIICYRNSDEFLEFLSKSKDMVGIFIFVCSTVIRNRVFIHSGHTYIFKGKINSHIFFTSSLLAQRAGRREREPREVAVGATPRTIEARLDTLEEAIRKLSSQLAYFKQKQEPRNHTETVQSPQTPKINSSSSSWCYYHLRFGKEARKCGSNLCKFTPS, encoded by the exons ATGACAGAGTATGATGCAACAGAAAACATAAGACTACGTATGCACATGACCCAAGAATGGATGTGGAGTATACGAAATGTATATTCAATCATTTGCTACAGAAACAGCG ATGAATTTTTGGAATTCCTTTCAAAAAGTAAAGACATGGTCGGCATCTTCATATTCGTTTGTTCAACGGTTATTAGGAATCGTGTCTTTATTCATTCTGgacatacatacatttttaaaggcaaaattaata gtcatatttttttcacgtcGTCTCTACTGGCACAAAGGGCTGGTCGGCGAGAACGTGAGCCTCGCGAAGTCGCGGTCGGCGCCACGCCTAGGACAATTGAAGCTCGTCTCGACACTCTCGAGGAAGCCATACGCAAACTTTCAAGTCAGTTAGCATATTTCAAGCAAAAACAAGAGCCGAGAAATCACACAGAAACAGTTCAATCACCACAAACACCTAAAATCAACTCGTCCTCTTCATCATGGTGTTACTACCACCTTCGGTTCGGTAAAGAAGCTAGAAAGTGTGGTAGTAACCTGTGTAAGTTTACTCCCAGCTGA
- the LOC126549119 gene encoding uncharacterized protein LOC126549119 isoform X2 — MTEYDATENIRLRMHMTQEWMWSIRNVYSIICYRNSDEFLEFLSKSKDMVGIFIFVCSTVIRNRVFIHSGHTYIFKGHIFFTSSLLAQRAGRREREPREVAVGATPRTIEARLDTLEEAIRKLSSQLAYFKQKQEPRNHTETVQSPQTPKINSSSSSWCYYHLRFGKEARKCGSNLCKFTPS; from the exons ATGACAGAGTATGATGCAACAGAAAACATAAGACTACGTATGCACATGACCCAAGAATGGATGTGGAGTATACGAAATGTATATTCAATCATTTGCTACAGAAACAGCG ATGAATTTTTGGAATTCCTTTCAAAAAGTAAAGACATGGTCGGCATCTTCATATTCGTTTGTTCAACGGTTATTAGGAATCGTGTCTTTATTCATTCTGgacatacatacatttttaaag gtcatatttttttcacgtcGTCTCTACTGGCACAAAGGGCTGGTCGGCGAGAACGTGAGCCTCGCGAAGTCGCGGTCGGCGCCACGCCTAGGACAATTGAAGCTCGTCTCGACACTCTCGAGGAAGCCATACGCAAACTTTCAAGTCAGTTAGCATATTTCAAGCAAAAACAAGAGCCGAGAAATCACACAGAAACAGTTCAATCACCACAAACACCTAAAATCAACTCGTCCTCTTCATCATGGTGTTACTACCACCTTCGGTTCGGTAAAGAAGCTAGAAAGTGTGGTAGTAACCTGTGTAAGTTTACTCCCAGCTGA
- the LOC114132633 gene encoding leucine-rich repeat and guanylate kinase domain-containing protein-like isoform X1 → MSLPDISLNKPDLNRSHPIIVNFTKPIQDGVLNRSTLIKGLTNLIRHEDIENYFCFTELALNNMDLKNIDIVGDYISLKKLEIRQNLIQDLNALNSLSDLEYLDVSHNCLKRILNFNPPKMLYHVDCSNNTIENMDDLSNFWSLAYLDLSFNNIKHVNGLLELNHLTFLNLSHNGLKHINYSLPHSLIDINLSYNNLECIQLDMSSSMCEILNLSHNKLKLLDFLKNAKQLSVLNIQANMIDDVLQIEYIKTLTNLRVLNVENNDFTRINIHKQLIFSNNLPLKSTVDQTFIKIDDLQKLNEVEIHSLLMAEKNALKSTVLEHLSGRSSISAPGSNCGYNYNLLPMVILVGPPRTYKNELLNIILAKHADKFYRAVICTTDNMMCKNGAFKTISVPEFNRMNSSGEFEFSYQFLGHSYGLNRDELSKCNNENKVLITFTILEGALVLKNKGFNPTFVLVLPEDKSLYQTDINNSIKKYYMIQNGLITDNLQKPTLNEGTAGQYFNEIYNNSSSPNTDGFSIQSNVAAICSFETNKNTIEESKTIVYTNNGFKDDFNDPALNDPCTIFTNECMNNLNIYHNLYEKSLDVFHSLVYIDNFQNASREIMMIMIDVYNKYHNNKRTKIQKQPNKKTLEHLQVRYKLLCNELYQ, encoded by the exons CGGACATTTCTTTGAACAAGCCAGATTTAAATCGATCACAtcctataattgtaaattttacaaaacctATTCAAGACGGAGTTTTGAACCGTAGTACATTGATCAAAGGACTGACCAACTTGATAAGACACGAGGATATTGAGAATTATTTCTGTTTTACTGAACTTGCTCTAAACaatatg gatttaaaaaacatcGACATCGTCGGTGattatatatctttaaaaaagttgGAGATACGTCAAAATCTCATACAAGATTTAAACGCTTTAAATAGTCTAAGCGACTTAGAGTACTTAGATGTGTCTCACAATTGTTTGAAacgaatattgaattttaatccaccaaaaatgttataccaTGTTGACTGCTCGAACAACACTATCGAAAATATGGACGATTTGTCTAATTTTTGGAGCTTAGCATACCTAGATCTATCAttcaataacattaaacatgTAAACGGTCTGTTGGAATTAAA tcaTTTGACATTTCTAAATTTGTCTCACAATGGTTTAaagcatataaattattcactacCACACTCGTTAATAGATATAAACTTGTCTTACAACAATCTAGAATGTATACAATTGGATATGTCTTCAAGTATGTGTGAAATACTCAACTTGtcgcataataaattaaaattgcttGATTTCCTAAAA aACGCCAAACAGTTGTCAGTATTGAATATACAAGCGAATATGATTGATGATGTGTTgcaaatagaatatataaaaacattaacaaatCTTCgcgttttaaatgttgaaaacaACGATTTTACgagaataaatattcataaacaattaatattttcaaataatctgCCTTTAAAATCAACCGTTGATcagacatttataaaaattgatgacCTGCAG AAGCTAAATGAAGTGGAAATTCATTCATTGCTTATGGCAGAAAAGAATGCATTAAAATCTACTGTGTTAGAACATTTATCGGGAAGATCTTCTATAAGCGCTCCAGGAAGTAATTGTggatataattacaatttacttcCGATGGTAATATTGGTCGGTCCACCAAGAACTTACAAGAATGaacttttgaatataatattagcgaAGCACGCTGATAAATTTTATCGAGCAGTTATTTGTACGACGGACAATATGATGTGTAAAAATGGagcatttaaaacaatttcagtTCCAGAGTTCAATAGAATGAATTCTTCTGGAGAGTTTGAGTTTAGTTACCAATTCTTAGGGCATTCTTATGGTTTaa acaGAGATGAATTATCCAaatgtaataatgaaaataaggtATTAATCACATTCACAATTTTAGAAGGtgcattagttttaaaaaataaaggctTTAATCCAACGTTTGTGTTAGTATTACCAGAAGACAAGTCATTATACCAAACAGACATaaacaatagtataaaaaaatattatatgattcaaAACGGTTTAATAACTgacaat ctgcaGAAGCCAACATTAAATGAAGGGACAGCtggacaatattttaatgaaatatataataacagtagTAG cCCAAACACTGATGGTTTCTCAATACAATCGAATGTTGCTGCAATCTGTTCGTTTGAAACTAATAAGAATACTATTGAAGAAAGTAAAACAATTGTATACAccaataatggttttaaagaTGATTTCAATGATCCAGCTTTGAATGATCcttgtacaatatttactaATGAATGTATGAACAATCTAAACATATATCACAACCTTTATGAAAAAAGCTTAGACGTATTTCATTCTTTG gtttatattgataattttcaaaatgcatCGAGAgaaataatgatgattatgattgacgtttataataaatatcataataataaaaggacaaaaatccaaaaacaaccaaataaaaaaacgctTGAGCACTTACAAGTTCGTTATAAACTGTTATGTAATGAGCTTTACCAATGA
- the LOC114132633 gene encoding leucine-rich repeat and guanylate kinase domain-containing protein-like isoform X2 encodes MSLPDISLNKPDLNRSHPIIVNFTKPIQDGVLNRSTLIKGLTNLIRHEDIENYFCFTELALNNMDLKNIDIVGDYISLKKLEIRQNLIQDLNALNSLSDLEYLDVSHNCLKRILNFNPPKMLYHVDCSNNTIENMDDLSNFWSLAYLDLSFNNIKHVNGLLELNHLTFLNLSHNGLKHINYSLPHSLIDINLSYNNLECIQLDMSSSMCEILNLSHNKLKLLDFLKNAKQLSVLNIQANMIDDVLQIEYIKTLTNLRVLNVENNDFTRINIHKQLIFSNNLPLKSTVDQTFIKIDDLQKLNEVEIHSLLMAEKNALKSTVLEHLSGRSSISAPGSNCGYNYNLLPMVILVGPPRTYKNELLNIILAKHADKFYRAVICTTDNMMCKNGAFKTISVPEFNRMNSSGEFEFSYQFLGHSYGLKGALVLKNKGFNPTFVLVLPEDKSLYQTDINNSIKKYYMIQNGLITDNLQKPTLNEGTAGQYFNEIYNNSSSPNTDGFSIQSNVAAICSFETNKNTIEESKTIVYTNNGFKDDFNDPALNDPCTIFTNECMNNLNIYHNLYEKSLDVFHSLVYIDNFQNASREIMMIMIDVYNKYHNNKRTKIQKQPNKKTLEHLQVRYKLLCNELYQ; translated from the exons CGGACATTTCTTTGAACAAGCCAGATTTAAATCGATCACAtcctataattgtaaattttacaaaacctATTCAAGACGGAGTTTTGAACCGTAGTACATTGATCAAAGGACTGACCAACTTGATAAGACACGAGGATATTGAGAATTATTTCTGTTTTACTGAACTTGCTCTAAACaatatg gatttaaaaaacatcGACATCGTCGGTGattatatatctttaaaaaagttgGAGATACGTCAAAATCTCATACAAGATTTAAACGCTTTAAATAGTCTAAGCGACTTAGAGTACTTAGATGTGTCTCACAATTGTTTGAAacgaatattgaattttaatccaccaaaaatgttataccaTGTTGACTGCTCGAACAACACTATCGAAAATATGGACGATTTGTCTAATTTTTGGAGCTTAGCATACCTAGATCTATCAttcaataacattaaacatgTAAACGGTCTGTTGGAATTAAA tcaTTTGACATTTCTAAATTTGTCTCACAATGGTTTAaagcatataaattattcactacCACACTCGTTAATAGATATAAACTTGTCTTACAACAATCTAGAATGTATACAATTGGATATGTCTTCAAGTATGTGTGAAATACTCAACTTGtcgcataataaattaaaattgcttGATTTCCTAAAA aACGCCAAACAGTTGTCAGTATTGAATATACAAGCGAATATGATTGATGATGTGTTgcaaatagaatatataaaaacattaacaaatCTTCgcgttttaaatgttgaaaacaACGATTTTACgagaataaatattcataaacaattaatattttcaaataatctgCCTTTAAAATCAACCGTTGATcagacatttataaaaattgatgacCTGCAG AAGCTAAATGAAGTGGAAATTCATTCATTGCTTATGGCAGAAAAGAATGCATTAAAATCTACTGTGTTAGAACATTTATCGGGAAGATCTTCTATAAGCGCTCCAGGAAGTAATTGTggatataattacaatttacttcCGATGGTAATATTGGTCGGTCCACCAAGAACTTACAAGAATGaacttttgaatataatattagcgaAGCACGCTGATAAATTTTATCGAGCAGTTATTTGTACGACGGACAATATGATGTGTAAAAATGGagcatttaaaacaatttcagtTCCAGAGTTCAATAGAATGAATTCTTCTGGAGAGTTTGAGTTTAGTTACCAATTCTTAGGGCATTCTTATGGTTTaa AAGGtgcattagttttaaaaaataaaggctTTAATCCAACGTTTGTGTTAGTATTACCAGAAGACAAGTCATTATACCAAACAGACATaaacaatagtataaaaaaatattatatgattcaaAACGGTTTAATAACTgacaat ctgcaGAAGCCAACATTAAATGAAGGGACAGCtggacaatattttaatgaaatatataataacagtagTAG cCCAAACACTGATGGTTTCTCAATACAATCGAATGTTGCTGCAATCTGTTCGTTTGAAACTAATAAGAATACTATTGAAGAAAGTAAAACAATTGTATACAccaataatggttttaaagaTGATTTCAATGATCCAGCTTTGAATGATCcttgtacaatatttactaATGAATGTATGAACAATCTAAACATATATCACAACCTTTATGAAAAAAGCTTAGACGTATTTCATTCTTTG gtttatattgataattttcaaaatgcatCGAGAgaaataatgatgattatgattgacgtttataataaatatcataataataaaaggacaaaaatccaaaaacaaccaaataaaaaaacgctTGAGCACTTACAAGTTCGTTATAAACTGTTATGTAATGAGCTTTACCAATGA
- the LOC114132633 gene encoding leucine-rich repeat and guanylate kinase domain-containing protein-like isoform X3: MSLPDISLNKPDLNRSHPIIVNFTKPIQDGVLNRSTLIKGLTNLIRHEDIENYFCFTELALNNMDLKNIDIVGDYISLKKLEIRQNLIQDLNALNSLSDLEYLDVSHNCLKRILNFNPPKMLYHVDCSNNTIENMDDLSNFWSLAYLDLSFNNIKHVNGLLELNHLTFLNLSHNGLKHINYSLPHSLIDINLSYNNLECIQLDMSSSMCEILNLSHNKLKLLDFLKNAKQLSVLNIQANMIDDVLQIEYIKTLTNLRVLNVENNDFTRINIHKQLIFSNNLPLKSTVDQTFIKIDDLQKLNEVEIHSLLMAEKNALKSTVLEHLSGRSSISAPGSNCGYNYNLLPMVILVGPPRTYKNELLNIILAKHADKFYRAVICTTDNMMCKNGAFKTISVPEFNRMNSSGEFEFSYQFLGHSYGLNRDELSKCNNENKVLITFTILEGALVLKNKGFNPTFVLVLPEDKSLYQTDINNSIKKYYMIQNGLITDNLQKPTLNEGTAGQYFNEIYNNSSRYVRPKH; the protein is encoded by the exons CGGACATTTCTTTGAACAAGCCAGATTTAAATCGATCACAtcctataattgtaaattttacaaaacctATTCAAGACGGAGTTTTGAACCGTAGTACATTGATCAAAGGACTGACCAACTTGATAAGACACGAGGATATTGAGAATTATTTCTGTTTTACTGAACTTGCTCTAAACaatatg gatttaaaaaacatcGACATCGTCGGTGattatatatctttaaaaaagttgGAGATACGTCAAAATCTCATACAAGATTTAAACGCTTTAAATAGTCTAAGCGACTTAGAGTACTTAGATGTGTCTCACAATTGTTTGAAacgaatattgaattttaatccaccaaaaatgttataccaTGTTGACTGCTCGAACAACACTATCGAAAATATGGACGATTTGTCTAATTTTTGGAGCTTAGCATACCTAGATCTATCAttcaataacattaaacatgTAAACGGTCTGTTGGAATTAAA tcaTTTGACATTTCTAAATTTGTCTCACAATGGTTTAaagcatataaattattcactacCACACTCGTTAATAGATATAAACTTGTCTTACAACAATCTAGAATGTATACAATTGGATATGTCTTCAAGTATGTGTGAAATACTCAACTTGtcgcataataaattaaaattgcttGATTTCCTAAAA aACGCCAAACAGTTGTCAGTATTGAATATACAAGCGAATATGATTGATGATGTGTTgcaaatagaatatataaaaacattaacaaatCTTCgcgttttaaatgttgaaaacaACGATTTTACgagaataaatattcataaacaattaatattttcaaataatctgCCTTTAAAATCAACCGTTGATcagacatttataaaaattgatgacCTGCAG AAGCTAAATGAAGTGGAAATTCATTCATTGCTTATGGCAGAAAAGAATGCATTAAAATCTACTGTGTTAGAACATTTATCGGGAAGATCTTCTATAAGCGCTCCAGGAAGTAATTGTggatataattacaatttacttcCGATGGTAATATTGGTCGGTCCACCAAGAACTTACAAGAATGaacttttgaatataatattagcgaAGCACGCTGATAAATTTTATCGAGCAGTTATTTGTACGACGGACAATATGATGTGTAAAAATGGagcatttaaaacaatttcagtTCCAGAGTTCAATAGAATGAATTCTTCTGGAGAGTTTGAGTTTAGTTACCAATTCTTAGGGCATTCTTATGGTTTaa acaGAGATGAATTATCCAaatgtaataatgaaaataaggtATTAATCACATTCACAATTTTAGAAGGtgcattagttttaaaaaataaaggctTTAATCCAACGTTTGTGTTAGTATTACCAGAAGACAAGTCATTATACCAAACAGACATaaacaatagtataaaaaaatattatatgattcaaAACGGTTTAATAACTgacaat ctgcaGAAGCCAACATTAAATGAAGGGACAGCtggacaatattttaatgaaatatataataacagtagTAGGTATGTCCGT cCCAAACACTGA